The following coding sequences are from one Leptospira stimsonii window:
- the fliR gene encoding flagellar biosynthetic protein FliR yields MEYFINHFQVFLLILSRLMGLLSVAPIFSYPSISVPQKMIFSFLVSVILFPVTAGFLPPVPGDMGSYGLVVIGEALIGVLLGFMISLIFASFQMAGEFFNVQLGFGYAEILDPVTQTSLPVISTLKNLLGMILFLTLGAYRIMFESLAYSFEKIQVLSFAPEIQNGIYKAIENAVGAMFLVAFKLSLPVLGIILLVTVSEALMGKAAPQLNILQLSFPIKVTIGLIVMIFIIPYLVSQMGAAFDLSFDKLNLMLQEWPQQ; encoded by the coding sequence ATGGAATACTTTATCAATCATTTTCAAGTTTTCCTTCTCATCCTTTCTAGGTTGATGGGACTCTTGTCGGTTGCGCCGATCTTTTCTTATCCTTCGATCAGCGTTCCGCAGAAGATGATTTTTTCCTTTTTGGTTTCTGTCATTTTATTTCCGGTGACTGCCGGATTTTTACCTCCCGTTCCCGGAGATATGGGAAGTTACGGCCTCGTTGTCATCGGAGAGGCTTTGATCGGAGTTCTTCTCGGATTTATGATCAGCTTGATCTTTGCATCCTTTCAGATGGCCGGAGAATTTTTTAACGTTCAGTTGGGTTTTGGTTACGCTGAGATTTTGGACCCGGTGACTCAGACGAGTTTGCCCGTAATCAGCACTTTAAAGAATCTTTTGGGAATGATTCTCTTTTTGACGTTAGGCGCTTATCGGATCATGTTCGAGAGCCTGGCATATTCTTTTGAAAAGATTCAAGTGCTCAGTTTCGCTCCTGAAATTCAAAACGGAATTTATAAGGCGATAGAAAATGCGGTGGGAGCGATGTTTCTTGTCGCGTTCAAGTTATCACTGCCAGTTTTAGGGATCATTCTCTTGGTGACGGTCTCGGAAGCTCTGATGGGGAAGGCCGCTCCGCAGTTGAATATTCTTCAACTTTCATTTCCGATCAAGGTGACGATCGGTTTGATCGTGATGATCTTTATCATTCCTTATCTCGTCTCTCAGATGGGAGCGGCATTCGATTTGTCATTTGATAAATTGAATCTGATGCTCCAGGAGTGGCCCCAACAATGA
- the fliQ gene encoding flagellar biosynthesis protein FliQ, which produces MTELEAMSLIRDALYITLKISSPILLTALVVGLIIGILQTTTSIQEQTIAFVPKLVAIFIVIVIFSSWMIQTMTDYTRNLFMMIEKF; this is translated from the coding sequence ATGACGGAGCTGGAGGCGATGTCTCTGATTCGGGACGCACTTTATATCACTCTGAAGATCTCTTCTCCGATTCTTCTTACCGCCTTGGTGGTGGGTCTGATCATAGGGATTTTACAAACCACCACTTCCATTCAGGAACAGACTATTGCGTTCGTTCCAAAACTCGTCGCGATCTTCATCGTGATCGTGATCTTTTCTTCCTGGATGATTCAGACGATGACGGACTATACTCGAAACCTATTTATGATGATAGAGAAATTTTAG